Proteins encoded within one genomic window of Vicinamibacterales bacterium:
- a CDS encoding phosphatase PAP2 family protein — protein sequence MTRDRWDASSTTHGCSMTAGRTDRHPPQISDRRSRRLLGMQGGRIVLARPPGQIGRPSTVVLLLAIMAAGWVADLRGTAQTGAAPRASHVCAAVRWNDVARSLVRRGYVDPLWAVRTYALVSMAQHDAALAVASSANHNGGDGEALVAAAVTASSATVLAALYPHEVPRVAADLQIDLESLRQRVSGPALAAAIATADSIARRVIAERATDGAVSLEAADRPSASGAWISLEGRPPLRPDWGRVRPVLMRDAASISLRPPPAPDSPEFTAALATVRAYTRVGSARQDALVRKWADGPGTDTPPGHWNAIATELIRTYGLDDVEAARVLAVMNMALFDASIVCWRTKFEFWYPRPSQADRNVVPTIPPPNFPSYPSGHAAFSGAASAFLAYRFPDEARRLVELAEEAAESRVVAGIHYPFDSAEGLRQGRYLGDLAIALYQAGGALFSPRARTAPATREGGG from the coding sequence ATGACGCGTGACAGATGGGATGCTTCGTCGACGACTCACGGGTGTAGCATGACGGCCGGTCGCACTGACCGCCACCCACCGCAGATCAGCGATCGCCGTTCACGTCGGCTTCTCGGCATGCAAGGAGGGCGCATCGTGCTCGCGCGTCCACCCGGACAGATTGGCAGGCCCTCGACAGTCGTACTCCTCCTCGCGATCATGGCTGCGGGCTGGGTCGCCGACCTGCGCGGCACCGCACAGACCGGAGCAGCGCCTCGCGCATCCCACGTCTGCGCAGCCGTTCGATGGAACGACGTGGCGCGCTCGCTGGTTCGCCGCGGCTACGTCGATCCGCTCTGGGCGGTTCGGACGTATGCGCTGGTCAGCATGGCCCAACACGACGCGGCCCTGGCCGTGGCGTCATCCGCCAACCACAACGGCGGGGACGGAGAGGCGCTCGTCGCGGCGGCCGTCACCGCGAGTTCTGCGACGGTGCTCGCGGCGCTCTATCCGCACGAGGTGCCGCGTGTCGCGGCGGACCTGCAGATCGATCTGGAGTCCCTGCGCCAGCGGGTGTCCGGGCCGGCGCTGGCGGCCGCGATCGCCACGGCGGACTCGATCGCACGTCGGGTGATTGCCGAGCGCGCGACGGATGGCGCGGTCAGCCTGGAAGCGGCCGACCGCCCCTCCGCGAGCGGCGCCTGGATCAGCCTGGAGGGACGACCGCCGCTGCGCCCGGACTGGGGCCGCGTGCGTCCCGTGCTCATGCGCGACGCGGCATCGATCTCATTGCGGCCGCCGCCGGCGCCCGACTCTCCTGAATTCACCGCGGCGCTCGCCACCGTGCGCGCGTACACCCGGGTCGGCTCGGCGCGCCAGGACGCGTTGGTTCGCAAGTGGGCCGATGGTCCGGGCACCGACACACCACCGGGCCACTGGAACGCCATCGCCACGGAGCTCATTCGTACATACGGGCTCGACGACGTGGAAGCGGCGCGGGTGCTGGCGGTGATGAACATGGCGCTGTTCGACGCGAGCATCGTTTGCTGGCGGACGAAATTCGAATTCTGGTACCCCCGGCCGTCCCAGGCGGATCGCAACGTGGTTCCGACGATCCCGCCGCCGAACTTTCCGTCGTATCCGTCCGGACACGCCGCGTTCTCGGGCGCGGCGTCTGCCTTCCTGGCGTACCGCTTCCCGGACGAGGCGCGGAGGCTGGTGGAACTGGCGGAAGAAGCCGCCGAATCACGGGTAGTAGCCGGCATTCACTACCCGTTTGATTCGGCCGAGGGCCTCCGTCAAGGGCGATACCTCGGAGATCTCGCGATTGCCCTGTACCAGGCCGGCGGTGCGCTGTTCTCACCACGCGCTCGAACGGCACCAGCGACACGAGAAGGAGGAGGATGA
- a CDS encoding AarF/UbiB family protein encodes MFARIGLDLRRAAAFTARLTQHVLVPLLLAVLRRRRGPVFAVALRRFLESMGSTYLKLGQYLALRYDLVPADVARELADLFERVRPVPFDAIEAHLARELGAPLDALFAEFSPQPIAAASIAQVHRATTRDGRVVAVKVQRPGVDRIIAADLRNLRRLAVIGDAMGLTRAIRLTGAVDEFAEYTLREVDFLLEGETAERIRGTVHDVVTPEVVWQLSTRRVLTMTFIEGISLARLHELMVNAPEAVDTILPGFDLPDAIRRLGYATLSQLFVTGFFHADPHPGNILVGANGLTALVDFGIFGRLGPDQRESLSVYVEQLAVGSLEVAYRHYENLVHFSPLSDRRAFKRAVLQEMTAWRRAVTDPSAPVWQRHVGYLADQKAQLLYQHHVTLDLDTLLFWRTIIVLDATVLQLMPHFDLAQLLGEFFTSIRPTLEERIIDAGFDRRRVEAAQGLFIRGPRQIAEVHQRIRDGRRVVRVRRRRARADLTTRNDRARLLAISLLGAAAWRLAPDTGHGLVAATALGVMTFYSLIRWRSGGNAD; translated from the coding sequence ATGTTCGCGAGGATAGGGCTCGACCTCCGCCGAGCGGCGGCGTTCACGGCACGGCTGACGCAGCACGTGCTCGTCCCTCTGCTGCTGGCCGTGCTGCGCCGCCGGCGCGGACCCGTGTTTGCGGTCGCGCTGCGCCGGTTCCTCGAGTCGATGGGCTCGACCTACCTGAAGCTCGGGCAGTACCTGGCGCTTCGCTACGATCTGGTCCCCGCCGACGTGGCCCGCGAGCTCGCGGATCTCTTCGAGCGTGTCCGGCCAGTGCCGTTCGACGCGATCGAGGCGCATCTCGCGCGCGAGCTGGGCGCCCCGCTCGACGCACTGTTTGCGGAGTTCAGCCCCCAGCCGATCGCGGCCGCCTCCATCGCGCAGGTTCATCGCGCGACGACTCGCGACGGGCGCGTCGTCGCCGTCAAGGTTCAGCGGCCCGGAGTGGATCGGATCATTGCCGCGGACCTGCGCAACCTGCGCCGTCTCGCCGTGATCGGCGACGCGATGGGACTGACGCGGGCCATCAGGCTGACCGGCGCGGTCGACGAGTTCGCCGAGTACACGCTGCGCGAAGTCGACTTCCTCCTCGAGGGTGAGACCGCCGAGCGCATCCGCGGCACCGTACACGATGTCGTGACGCCGGAGGTGGTCTGGCAGCTCTCGACGCGCCGCGTGCTGACGATGACGTTCATCGAGGGCATCAGTCTGGCCCGGCTGCACGAGCTGATGGTGAACGCGCCGGAGGCCGTCGACACGATCCTGCCGGGATTCGATCTGCCCGACGCGATCCGGCGGCTCGGGTACGCGACGCTCAGCCAGCTGTTCGTCACCGGTTTCTTCCACGCCGATCCGCATCCCGGCAACATTCTCGTCGGCGCCAACGGGCTGACGGCGCTGGTCGACTTCGGCATCTTCGGCCGCCTCGGTCCGGATCAGCGCGAATCGTTGAGCGTCTACGTGGAGCAGCTCGCCGTCGGCAGCCTGGAGGTCGCCTACCGCCATTACGAGAACCTGGTTCATTTCTCTCCGCTGAGCGACCGACGAGCCTTCAAGCGGGCCGTGCTGCAAGAGATGACCGCGTGGCGCCGGGCGGTCACCGATCCGTCGGCGCCGGTCTGGCAGCGCCACGTCGGCTACCTTGCGGACCAGAAGGCGCAGCTGCTCTACCAGCATCACGTGACGCTCGATCTCGACACGCTGCTGTTCTGGCGCACGATCATCGTGCTCGACGCCACCGTGCTGCAGCTGATGCCGCACTTCGACCTGGCGCAGCTGCTGGGCGAGTTCTTCACGAGCATTCGCCCCACGCTCGAAGAACGCATCATCGATGCCGGCTTCGATCGGCGGCGCGTGGAGGCGGCACAGGGATTGTTCATCCGCGGCCCGCGGCAGATCGCGGAGGTTCACCAACGCATTCGCGACGGCCGGCGCGTCGTGCGCGTACGCCGCAGGCGCGCGCGCGCGGATCTGACGACGCGGAACGATCGCGCGCGGCTGCTCGCCATCAGTCTGCTCGGGGCCGCGGCGTGGCGGCTGGCGCCCGACACGGGTCACGGCCTGGTGGCGGCGACCGCCCTCGGCGTAATGACGTTCTACAGCCTGATTCGATGGCGCTCCGGCGGGAACGCAGACTAG
- a CDS encoding aspartate aminotransferase family protein: MPINTTESLPIPLAEVAALSARRTTDLHAAHINSIFPRSAEPLKLLRRYVRAEGMYLWDDAGERYHDFFNGFGCLNLGHNHPRVVAALREALDGSLPMIHQLSPSAYEAALAHNLAAVLPQELSVSYFQNSGSEAVEAAIKLARLATGRRAIVSTCNAYHGRTLGALSLTGMPQYTQPFEPLLPGAEQLPFGDTSAIERRLARGDVAALVLEPIQGQGGVHVPADSYLTRARELCSRHGTLLVFDEVQTGFGRTGRLFAFEHVGAVPDVLLTSKSLGGGLMPLSAITTSERLWTKAYGTLKRFVLHGSTFSGNTLACVAGLAALEAILEERLPERAAEQGRYFFARLAELKSRHHCIKEVRGRGLMIGIVFDLASWNPLSGLSHVLIDAISPKIVTAYLASRLLNEHRIIVPPSLTDEYLLRVYPVLAVTRQQIDYFVEALDQICASVGRYDQVLLDVVPRLVRSQAGA, encoded by the coding sequence ATGCCCATCAACACCACGGAGTCCCTGCCCATTCCCCTGGCCGAGGTGGCCGCACTGTCCGCGCGCCGCACCACGGATCTCCATGCGGCGCACATCAACAGCATCTTTCCGCGATCCGCGGAGCCGCTGAAGCTGCTGCGGCGCTATGTGCGCGCCGAAGGCATGTACTTGTGGGACGACGCCGGTGAGCGCTACCACGATTTCTTCAACGGCTTCGGCTGCCTCAACCTTGGCCACAACCATCCCCGAGTGGTGGCCGCCCTTCGCGAGGCGCTCGACGGCAGCCTGCCGATGATCCATCAGCTGTCGCCGTCCGCCTATGAAGCGGCACTGGCGCACAATCTCGCCGCGGTGCTGCCGCAGGAGCTCAGCGTCTCGTACTTCCAGAACAGCGGGTCGGAGGCGGTGGAGGCGGCGATCAAGCTGGCTCGCCTCGCCACCGGCCGCCGCGCCATCGTGTCGACGTGCAACGCCTACCACGGGCGTACGCTGGGCGCGCTGTCGCTCACCGGGATGCCCCAATACACTCAGCCGTTCGAGCCGCTGCTGCCCGGAGCCGAGCAGCTCCCATTCGGTGACACGTCGGCGATCGAGCGGCGCCTCGCCCGCGGCGACGTCGCCGCCCTCGTTCTCGAGCCGATTCAAGGGCAAGGCGGCGTCCACGTGCCCGCGGACAGCTACCTCACACGCGCGCGCGAGCTGTGTTCGCGCCACGGCACGCTCCTCGTCTTCGACGAGGTCCAGACCGGATTCGGCAGAACCGGACGGTTGTTCGCCTTCGAGCACGTCGGCGCTGTGCCTGACGTGCTGCTGACCTCGAAGTCGCTCGGCGGCGGCCTGATGCCGCTGTCGGCGATCACGACGTCGGAGCGTCTCTGGACCAAGGCCTACGGCACGTTGAAGCGCTTCGTCCTGCACGGCTCGACGTTCAGCGGCAACACGCTCGCGTGCGTCGCCGGTCTGGCCGCGCTCGAAGCCATCCTCGAGGAGCGGCTTCCCGAGCGCGCGGCCGAGCAGGGACGGTACTTCTTCGCGCGCCTCGCGGAACTGAAGTCCCGCCACCACTGCATCAAGGAGGTGCGCGGCCGTGGACTGATGATCGGCATCGTCTTCGATCTGGCGAGCTGGAACCCGCTGAGCGGCCTGTCCCATGTGCTCATCGATGCCATCTCGCCGAAGATCGTCACCGCGTATCTGGCGTCGCGCCTGCTCAACGAGCATCGGATCATCGTGCCGCCGAGCCTGACCGACGAATACCTGCTTCGTGTCTATCCCGTGCTGGCGGTGACGCGGCAGCAGATCGACTATTTCGTCGAAGCCCTCGATCAGATCTGTGCGTCGGTCGGGCGCTATGACCAGGTGCTGCTCGACGTCGTGCCGCGCCTGGTCCGATCGCAGGCGGGAGCGTAG
- a CDS encoding NAD-dependent epimerase/dehydratase family protein — MILVTGATGCLGSAIVRALVADGTRIAALRLPSTPPPAALAPLADRIDWRVGDIRRAEAVRAALKGVTHVYHLAGIAVPLNRLRRQMFDVNVAGTATLAAAALAHGVERLVYTSSSSTVGIPDDGTIATEQFTYNGDRFDFSYMHSKRKAEEALLEYVARGLPAVIVNPTAVMAPGGDVRVSWGGVVAAVARRRLPFVPSGGVAIVTERDMVDGHLRAMARGRIGERYVLNTVNVTYRELVTLIADVVGGRPPHGLAPQPLLRLAGAANSLMNALRRDPMTCSLLTWESVPLLTRRVYYDQAKAVRELGLSQTPLRVAIEDVYAWWSSATGRRPAMPSGCGERRSPAG; from the coding sequence ATGATTCTCGTCACCGGCGCAACCGGGTGCCTCGGTTCGGCCATCGTCAGGGCGTTGGTCGCGGACGGCACTCGAATCGCGGCGCTGCGGCTGCCGTCGACGCCGCCGCCGGCGGCGCTGGCGCCGCTGGCGGACCGGATCGACTGGCGAGTGGGCGACATTCGCCGTGCCGAAGCCGTCCGCGCGGCATTGAAAGGCGTGACGCACGTCTACCATCTGGCGGGCATCGCCGTCCCGCTGAACCGGCTGCGGCGCCAGATGTTCGACGTGAACGTCGCGGGCACCGCCACCCTGGCGGCGGCGGCGCTGGCTCACGGCGTCGAGCGCCTGGTCTACACCTCGTCGTCCTCCACCGTCGGCATTCCTGACGACGGAACGATCGCGACCGAGCAATTCACGTACAACGGCGACCGGTTCGACTTCAGCTACATGCACTCGAAGCGCAAGGCCGAAGAAGCGCTGCTGGAGTACGTGGCGCGCGGCCTTCCCGCCGTGATCGTGAATCCGACCGCCGTCATGGCGCCGGGCGGAGACGTGCGCGTGAGCTGGGGCGGCGTGGTTGCCGCGGTCGCGCGCCGGCGCCTCCCGTTCGTGCCCTCCGGCGGCGTTGCCATCGTGACCGAACGCGACATGGTCGACGGCCACCTGCGTGCGATGGCGCGCGGGAGGATTGGTGAACGCTACGTCCTGAACACGGTGAACGTCACCTATCGCGAGCTCGTGACGCTCATCGCGGACGTCGTCGGCGGCAGGCCGCCGCACGGGCTCGCGCCGCAGCCGCTGCTGCGCCTTGCTGGTGCCGCCAACAGTCTGATGAACGCGCTGCGCCGCGACCCCATGACGTGTTCGCTCCTGACGTGGGAATCGGTACCGCTGCTGACACGACGCGTCTACTACGATCAGGCGAAGGCCGTTCGCGAGCTCGGGCTGTCGCAGACGCCGCTGCGCGTCGCCATCGAGGACGTTTATGCGTGGTGGTCGTCCGCGACCGGACGGCGCCCGGCTATGCCGTCAGGCTGCGGTGAACGAAGAAGCCCCGCCGGTTGA
- a CDS encoding AarF/UbiB family protein: MPGTSTSERGTEPRRRRPGMMSPARLHALLLRQGPTFVKIGQFLALRPDILPKEYCDELLKLVDRVPPFPSAAATTIIAADLGRSIEELFDWFNPQPIAAGSLAQVHEAVLADGRRVAVKVQRPQIRERVERDLRRLGRLVRLLRLAGVVTVVDSADLLAELRRWMGDELDMRRELANVERLYRLNADNPRLRIPAAFPNLSGDRVVTTEFLPGVPFSELLQHINRGDANAVAALGFSREQLSENLLWSVLQQIFRNEFFHADTHPGNLLALPGDVVGFVDFGFAETIDPTVRAKHVQYLAALYLGEPETVYRGVLEILELTPQSDVDGFRRDFMALTRAWNRDKDLPLERPGAHSPLSAYMVGLMRSARDRRLGVPPEVLSMYRSLLTGETVAHQLGGSADLRSVGAAFFASLQYDQLFQLIQPAAYQALFLDVLGLLRHGPGDLQRILSDLAAERLTLHVKTEEEREDRRQANARSGLISAAVIFLGLAVLVSGGDDVRLFAQVRLAHVLWAAMGLAAAFLLILWRRLS, encoded by the coding sequence ATGCCGGGCACATCCACCAGCGAGCGCGGCACCGAACCCCGGCGGCGCCGACCGGGGATGATGAGTCCCGCCCGCCTGCACGCGCTCCTGCTCCGGCAAGGACCGACCTTCGTCAAGATTGGCCAGTTCCTCGCGCTGCGCCCCGACATCCTGCCCAAAGAATACTGCGACGAGCTGTTGAAGCTCGTCGATCGGGTGCCGCCGTTTCCGTCCGCGGCCGCCACGACGATCATCGCCGCGGACCTCGGTCGCTCGATCGAGGAGCTGTTCGACTGGTTCAACCCGCAGCCGATCGCGGCCGGGTCACTGGCGCAGGTTCACGAGGCCGTACTGGCCGACGGGCGCCGCGTGGCGGTCAAGGTCCAGCGGCCGCAGATCCGCGAACGGGTCGAGCGGGATCTGCGCCGGCTGGGACGCCTGGTGCGCCTCCTCCGCCTCGCCGGAGTCGTCACCGTCGTCGACAGCGCCGATCTGCTCGCGGAGCTGCGGCGATGGATGGGGGACGAGCTCGACATGCGCCGCGAGCTGGCCAACGTCGAGCGGCTGTATCGATTGAACGCGGACAATCCGCGGTTGCGGATTCCAGCGGCGTTCCCGAACCTCTCAGGCGATCGGGTCGTCACCACTGAGTTCCTCCCCGGCGTTCCGTTCAGCGAACTGCTGCAGCACATCAACCGGGGCGACGCCAACGCCGTCGCGGCTCTGGGATTCTCGCGCGAGCAGCTCAGCGAGAACCTGCTCTGGAGCGTGCTGCAACAGATCTTCCGCAACGAATTCTTTCACGCCGATACCCACCCCGGAAACCTGCTCGCGCTGCCCGGCGACGTCGTCGGGTTCGTCGATTTCGGCTTCGCGGAAACCATCGACCCCACCGTGCGGGCCAAGCACGTCCAGTATCTGGCGGCGCTCTACCTCGGCGAACCGGAGACGGTGTATCGCGGCGTGCTCGAGATCCTCGAGCTCACCCCGCAAAGCGACGTCGACGGCTTCCGTCGCGACTTCATGGCGCTGACCCGCGCGTGGAACCGCGACAAGGATCTCCCCCTCGAGCGCCCCGGCGCGCACTCGCCGTTGTCCGCGTACATGGTCGGGCTCATGCGGTCGGCCCGCGATCGGCGGCTGGGCGTCCCGCCCGAGGTGTTGTCGATGTACCGCAGCCTGCTGACGGGGGAGACCGTTGCGCACCAGCTGGGGGGCAGCGCCGATCTCCGCTCCGTCGGCGCGGCGTTCTTCGCGTCGCTGCAGTACGACCAGCTGTTTCAGTTGATCCAGCCGGCGGCGTACCAGGCGCTGTTTCTCGACGTGCTCGGGCTGCTGCGCCACGGACCGGGCGACCTGCAGCGGATTCTCTCGGACCTCGCCGCCGAACGGCTCACGCTCCACGTCAAGACGGAAGAGGAACGTGAGGATCGACGGCAGGCCAACGCCCGCTCGGGCCTGATCAGCGCGGCGGTGATCTTTCTGGGACTCGCGGTGCTCGTGAGCGGCGGCGACGACGTGCGATTGTTCGCGCAGGTCCGGCTCGCGCACGTGCTGTGGGCGGCGATGGGTCTCGCGGCGGCTTTCCTGCTGATTCTCTGGAGGCGGTTGTCATGA
- a CDS encoding SRPBCC family protein, with protein sequence MRFDPAVHRRKTRPRHVYTYRRSVRIEQPRERVFTFCLDGENFQRISPNRVEPVKETDETIVRLNHVYPFRQYTAGVPMRWTMHVVELEPYDRFVDELLQGPMRYVRHTHLFEALSPTATLYTDILEYRPYGGAVAQQIFVKSEMARTFEHRQREMKRLLEHQPGQ encoded by the coding sequence GTGAGGTTCGATCCCGCCGTTCACCGCCGGAAGACGCGACCGAGGCACGTCTACACATACAGGCGCTCTGTACGGATCGAACAGCCCCGCGAGCGTGTCTTCACCTTCTGCCTGGATGGAGAGAACTTCCAGAGAATCTCGCCCAATCGCGTCGAGCCGGTGAAGGAAACCGACGAAACCATCGTCAGGCTGAACCACGTGTATCCCTTCCGGCAGTACACCGCCGGCGTCCCGATGCGCTGGACCATGCACGTCGTGGAGCTCGAGCCGTACGATCGCTTCGTCGACGAGTTACTGCAGGGACCGATGCGCTACGTGCGTCACACCCATCTCTTCGAGGCGCTGTCACCGACCGCGACGCTGTACACCGACATACTCGAATACCGCCCGTACGGAGGCGCGGTGGCGCAGCAGATCTTCGTCAAGAGCGAGATGGCGCGGACGTTCGAGCACCGCCAGCGCGAAATGAAGCGGCTGCTGGAGCACCAACCCGGACAGTAG